Proteins encoded by one window of Desulfobaccales bacterium:
- the pgsA gene encoding CDP-diacylglycerol--glycerol-3-phosphate 3-phosphatidyltransferase: MAPAWRDYRNLPNLLTAGRIVAIPVLMGLLCFPGPVASLVAAVVFVAAGATDFLDGFLARRHRAVSPLGKFLDPLADKLLITAALIMLIPLRDVPAWMVVVIVGRELAVTGLRAVAASEGLILAADRWGKLKTFLQMAAVTCLILHYPYQAVDFQRLGRGLLWVALAATVASGYSYFAGFFATSRSQAE, from the coding sequence GTGGCCCCAGCCTGGCGCGACTACCGGAATCTGCCCAACTTGCTCACCGCCGGCCGCATTGTGGCCATCCCGGTGCTCATGGGGCTTTTGTGCTTTCCGGGGCCGGTGGCCAGCCTGGTGGCGGCGGTGGTCTTTGTGGCCGCCGGGGCCACCGATTTTCTGGACGGCTTTTTGGCCCGGCGCCACCGGGCGGTGAGCCCCCTGGGGAAGTTTCTGGATCCCCTGGCGGACAAATTGCTCATCACCGCGGCCCTCATCATGCTCATACCCCTCAGGGACGTGCCCGCCTGGATGGTGGTGGTCATTGTGGGGCGGGAGCTGGCGGTGACCGGTCTCAGGGCGGTGGCCGCCTCCGAGGGCCTGATTCTGGCCGCCGACCGCTGGGGCAAGCTCAAGACCTTTCTCCAGATGGCCGCGGTCACCTGCCTGATCCTGCACTACCCCTATCAGGCGGTGGACTTCCAGCGCCTGGGGCGGGGGCTCCTGTGGGTGGCCCTGGCAGCCACGGTGGCCTCGGGCTACAGCTATTTCGCCGGTTTTTTCGCCACCAGCCGGAGCCAGGCTGAATAA
- a CDS encoding YHS domain-containing protein — protein sequence MRWTMWLQLAVGVALGYIGYRIYRRIKEALPPGGSRESRPLSEPETLVQDPVCGTFIPRRNALKTVKDGQEYFFCSEGCLMRFRRQEKAG from the coding sequence ATGAGGTGGACCATGTGGCTACAATTGGCCGTCGGGGTGGCCTTGGGATATATCGGTTACCGGATTTACCGGCGCATCAAGGAGGCCCTCCCCCCGGGGGGCAGCCGGGAGAGCCGCCCCCTCAGCGAGCCGGAGACCCTGGTGCAGGACCCGGTGTGCGGCACCTTCATCCCCCGGCGCAACGCCTTAAAGACCGTCAAAGACGGGCAGGAGTATTTCTTCTGCTCCGAAGGGTGTCTGATGCGCTTCCGGCGTCAGGAGAAGGCCGGCTGA
- the folK gene encoding 2-amino-4-hydroxy-6-hydroxymethyldihydropteridine diphosphokinase, translating into MPLGDPDLTAVKPVLAYIGLGANLGDPVRQVMEAVARLRELPEVEVLQASRLYRTPPLGPPGQPWYVNAVVQVKTRLTPEELMRQLLYMERQMGRERGERWGPRLIDLDLLLYDGEVISGPELTVPHPEMHRRAFVLVPLAEIAPEAWHPGLHKTARELLAELEPAEVEAVTPL; encoded by the coding sequence ATGCCGCTGGGAGACCCGGACCTCACCGCCGTGAAACCGGTCCTGGCCTATATCGGGCTGGGGGCCAACCTGGGGGACCCGGTCCGGCAGGTCATGGAGGCGGTGGCCCGGCTGCGGGAGCTCCCCGAGGTGGAGGTGCTGCAGGCCTCCCGGCTCTATCGCACCCCGCCTCTGGGGCCGCCGGGCCAGCCCTGGTATGTGAACGCCGTGGTCCAGGTGAAGACCCGCCTCACCCCCGAAGAATTGATGCGGCAGCTCCTTTATATGGAGCGGCAGATGGGGCGGGAGCGGGGGGAGCGTTGGGGGCCCCGCCTCATTGACCTGGACCTGCTTTTATATGACGGCGAGGTGATCAGCGGACCGGAGCTCACCGTGCCCCACCCGGAGATGCACCGCCGGGCCTTTGTGCTGGTGCCCCTGGCGGAGATTGCCCCGGAGGCCTGGCACCCGGGGCTGCACAAAACCGCCCGGGAGCTCCTGGCGGAGCTTGAGCCCGCCGAGGTGGAGGCAGTCACCCCCCTATAA
- the fsa gene encoding fructose-6-phosphate aldolase, which translates to MKFFIDTANLKEIEEAAALGLVDGVTTNPSLCAKEGVTTPEDFKAHIRKICELVAGPVSAEVLATEAAAMVAEAREWAAIHPQVAVKVPMTADGLKATRILAQNGIKVNVTLIFQPVQALLAAKAGAAFVSPFIGRLDDINHRGMDLVEHILTIFENYGFDTEVIVASVRHPLHVLEAALAGADIATVPYKVLMQLVKHPLTDIGLAQFLADWHKGR; encoded by the coding sequence ATGAAATTCTTCATTGATACCGCGAACTTAAAAGAGATCGAGGAGGCCGCCGCCCTGGGGCTGGTGGACGGCGTCACCACCAACCCCAGCCTCTGTGCCAAGGAGGGGGTGACCACCCCGGAGGACTTCAAGGCCCACATCCGCAAGATCTGCGAGCTGGTGGCCGGGCCGGTGAGTGCCGAGGTGCTGGCCACCGAGGCCGCCGCCATGGTGGCGGAGGCCAGGGAATGGGCCGCCATCCACCCCCAGGTGGCGGTGAAGGTGCCCATGACCGCGGACGGCCTCAAGGCCACCCGCATCCTGGCCCAGAACGGCATCAAGGTCAATGTCACCTTGATCTTCCAGCCGGTGCAGGCGCTTCTGGCCGCCAAGGCCGGGGCCGCCTTTGTCAGCCCCTTCATCGGCCGGCTGGATGACATCAACCATCGAGGCATGGACCTGGTGGAGCATATCCTCACCATCTTCGAGAATTACGGCTTTGACACCGAAGTGATTGTGGCCTCGGTGCGCCACCCCCTGCATGTCCTGGAGGCGGCCTTGGCCGGGGCCGATATCGCCACCGTGCCCTACAAGGTCCTGATGCAACTGGTGAAACATCCCCTGACGGACATCGGGCTGGCCCAGTTCCTGGCGGACTGGCACAAAGGCAGGTGA
- a CDS encoding ATP-binding protein, with the protein MMQDQVITENLAGAELADKIYEISGMRFEPEAAVLLWPRIEQHKWLMSEKLGRDVGLRVACIDFLENMEQAEKEFLAYYRKDLLDELGAQIIGRERWEAIADSQPPKQIVQRKIILPLMERELSRKHGVIPPKAIIFFGPPGTGKTHFAKAIAGALSWWFIEIAPSMLMADGVDRMGANLRTLMEKARNLDEAVIFIDEFEELAARREEGSRLDKSITNEFLKQVPLLKSQGNQLLLVCATNYIRQLDPALLRPGRFDLIIPVGAANEEERATILDSYLARLNTGEVDRHLIVKMTSRFTPADLEYLFQQVAQYAFEQELATGRDYRVTTATILEILPKIRPSLTDEIITEFEKDSITYSRY; encoded by the coding sequence ATGATGCAGGACCAGGTGATCACAGAAAACCTCGCCGGCGCTGAATTGGCCGACAAAATTTACGAAATCAGCGGCATGCGCTTTGAGCCCGAGGCCGCGGTGCTGCTGTGGCCCCGCATCGAGCAGCACAAATGGCTCATGTCCGAAAAGCTGGGCCGGGATGTGGGCCTGCGCGTCGCCTGCATCGATTTTTTGGAAAACATGGAACAGGCCGAAAAGGAGTTTTTGGCCTACTACCGCAAGGACTTGCTGGATGAGCTGGGGGCCCAGATCATCGGCCGGGAGAGGTGGGAGGCCATCGCCGACTCCCAGCCCCCCAAGCAGATCGTGCAGCGCAAAATCATTCTGCCCCTGATGGAGCGGGAGCTCTCCCGCAAGCACGGGGTCATCCCGCCCAAGGCCATCATCTTTTTCGGCCCCCCGGGCACCGGCAAGACCCACTTCGCCAAGGCCATCGCCGGGGCTCTGTCCTGGTGGTTCATTGAGATCGCCCCCAGCATGCTCATGGCCGACGGGGTGGACCGTATGGGGGCCAACTTGCGGACCCTGATGGAGAAGGCCCGCAACCTGGATGAAGCGGTCATCTTCATCGACGAATTCGAGGAGCTGGCGGCCCGGCGGGAGGAGGGCAGCCGCCTGGACAAGTCCATCACCAATGAATTCCTTAAGCAGGTGCCCCTGCTCAAAAGCCAGGGGAACCAGCTTCTCCTGGTGTGCGCCACCAACTACATCCGCCAGCTCGATCCGGCCCTGCTGCGGCCCGGCCGCTTCGACCTCATCATCCCGGTGGGCGCGGCCAACGAAGAGGAGCGGGCCACCATCCTGGATTCCTATCTGGCCCGCCTGAACACCGGCGAGGTGGACCGCCACCTCATCGTCAAGATGACCAGCCGCTTCACCCCGGCGGACCTGGAGTATCTCTTCCAGCAGGTGGCCCAGTATGCCTTTGAGCAGGAGCTGGCCACCGGCCGGGACTACCGGGTGACCACCGCCACCATCCTGGAGATCCTCCCCAAGATCCGGCCGTCCCTCACCGACGAGATCATCACCGAGTTCGAGAAGGACAGCATCACCTATTCCCGCTACTGA
- the holA gene encoding DNA polymerase III subunit delta, which translates to MSQVLLERHLKEGRLKPLYLFYGEEEFLMERALARLEAGLAARLGEAPAKVVASAQETGLEEFLAQARHATLFGPGQLLVLRRADAYPERVVQAAVPPYLEHPAPRSWVVLMAPPLKTREVEKHPVWSRLKKSEAALGFRKLKEEELYQWLAREAKEQGKHLSLAAAQALVAVVGDNLAELSRELEKLILYAGADAQLTPAMVQQLASHSRTFTIFALVDALGETDPRARLAALDQLLELGEPAARILTMLARQVRLLLIARELADAPPPELAARLGLPPSIAQNIRRQAARFSPAALRRHLVLLHQADHHLKTSSGNPRLWLEWALLQMGPG; encoded by the coding sequence ATGTCCCAGGTCCTGTTGGAACGCCACCTGAAGGAAGGCCGGCTGAAGCCCCTGTATCTTTTCTATGGGGAGGAGGAGTTCCTCATGGAGCGGGCTTTGGCCCGGCTGGAGGCGGGCCTGGCCGCCCGGCTGGGGGAGGCGCCGGCCAAGGTGGTGGCTTCGGCCCAGGAGACGGGCCTGGAGGAATTTCTGGCCCAGGCCCGGCATGCCACCCTTTTCGGGCCGGGGCAGCTTCTTGTCCTCAGACGGGCCGACGCCTATCCGGAGCGGGTGGTGCAGGCGGCGGTGCCCCCTTACTTAGAGCATCCCGCGCCCCGGTCCTGGGTGGTGTTGATGGCCCCTCCCCTCAAGACCCGGGAGGTGGAGAAGCACCCGGTGTGGTCCCGCCTGAAGAAGAGCGAGGCCGCCCTCGGCTTCCGGAAACTCAAGGAGGAGGAACTTTATCAGTGGCTGGCCCGGGAGGCCAAGGAGCAGGGGAAGCATCTCTCCCTGGCCGCGGCCCAGGCCCTGGTGGCGGTGGTGGGGGACAATCTGGCGGAACTCAGCCGGGAGCTGGAAAAGCTGATTCTCTATGCCGGAGCCGACGCCCAGCTCACTCCGGCCATGGTGCAGCAACTGGCCAGCCACAGCCGCACCTTCACCATCTTCGCCCTGGTGGATGCCTTAGGCGAGACCGACCCGCGCGCCCGCCTGGCGGCCTTGGACCAGCTCCTGGAGCTGGGGGAGCCGGCAGCCAGGATCCTCACCATGCTGGCCCGGCAGGTGCGGCTGCTCCTCATCGCCCGGGAGCTTGCGGACGCTCCACCCCCGGAGCTGGCCGCCCGCCTGGGGCTTCCCCCCAGCATTGCCCAGAATATCCGGCGCCAGGCGGCCCGCTTTTCCCCGGCAGCCCTCAGACGCCACCTGGTCCTCCTGCACCAGGCGGACCACCACCTCAAGACCTCAAGCGGCAATCCCCGGCTGTGGCTGGAGTGGGCCCTCCTGCAGATGGGGCCGGGATAA
- the rpsT gene encoding 30S ribosomal protein S20 — MARHASAMKRARQSEKRRLRNKARKTRVKNLVREVRQAVAQKNPDAAMQALEKAVPVIAKVAAKGTLHWRTAARKISRLTRQVNALKGA; from the coding sequence GTGGCCAGACACGCCTCAGCCATGAAACGGGCCCGGCAGAGCGAGAAGCGCCGGCTGCGCAACAAAGCCCGGAAGACCCGGGTGAAGAATCTGGTGCGGGAGGTGCGCCAGGCCGTGGCCCAGAAAAACCCGGACGCCGCCATGCAGGCGCTGGAAAAGGCGGTGCCCGTCATCGCCAAGGTGGCGGCCAAAGGCACCCTGCATTGGCGCACCGCCGCCCGCAAGATCTCCCGCCTTACCCGCCAGGTCAATGCCCTGAAGGGCGCCTAA